The genome window AAGTGCGAGTCAGACGCCGTTTGCAACTTTCCCCAAGAGCTTCTCGCGGCTGCGCCGAACAAAATCGACTGGCAGATATTCGATCACTGCGCCAGCTTCACTCGGATCTACGCAATTTTTGAGCAGTTTGTCACCGATCTGGCAACCGCATACATAGGCGAGCTGCCAGTGCTTTACCCAACATATTCCGGCTTATCCGAATCAGTCAGAACGCAGCATCGCGTTGCAGTGGGTCAGATTCTTCAAAAGTGGAGCAGCGACGGTCCTTACAGGCACTTAACAGAACAATCTATTGTGAAGGGGCTATCTGACGGATTGGCCGCCGCACCTAAATATTCACTGCTGGCAGATGCATTCTTGATTGACCCCCACAATTATCGCCCTGCGGCGATTCGCAAAATTTTTGGCTACCTTGGATTTTCAGACTGCTGGCAAGGAGTCCAGCGGCATGCCGCGGTAACGAACTATATGGCCAAAATCTACGGTGGCAGCGAAACCGCAGAGTCAGTCCTGACAGCAATTGTGGAGTTTCGCAATAATGCCAGCCATAGCGTCGTCTCGGACGTTGCCAGCGTCGACGACATCTGTAAATACGCTGAATTCTTACTAACGCTGTGCACGGCATTGTGCGACATTGTACACAAAGGAGTTATACGACGAAGAATTGAGGCGGGAATGGCACCTGAGATCGGAGTTGTCGTAACCCGATTTGGGAGAGCCTCTGGCGTCAGGTTAAGATCATGTGAGCTGTCGATCGGCGACGAGCTGTATATTCGTCGCGGTAATTCCTTTCGATCGGTTCGAGTGAAATCCATCAGGAAGGTGCGCGAGGACCGCGAAAAAGTCGTTGTTACATCTGACGAGGAGTTCGGGGTATTACTAACGCATTCACCCGACGAAGGCTACATAGTATACAAGGCACCTCATCTCCACTCCGCCTTCGACAACGCGATCCAAGCCGATGAATCACTCGCTGAGGACGCGTCTGACGAACCAGACACAAACGGGCCTGCTGCGGACGAGGATTCCTCGTCCGCAGCAGACTTACCGCAAGGAACGTCCGTTAACGTTGACGGAGTGGCCGGGGCGAGCTGACGCAGCTGGGTGATTGTGGTCGCGGCGCAGCCAGGTAGCACCATCGTCTCCCACCCATCCCCAACGCGCCGCACGTTTTGACACGCGACGGGGGAGGGGGCTGGTGCGGGCTGATACCCCGATCACCAGAACGTGGCGCTCGCAAACTGAGCGGGGGGGGGGGGCTGACGTGAGGCACGTCAATTACAGTGATTAATAGCGAGGCTGTCATTAAGGTGGCGCAGCCAGGTAGTAGTCGACCTAGCGGTAAATGTCGCATTTTGTGAGAGTCTGTTCTGCAGACATAGAAGGAGCTGACGTTCAAGGAGGACGGCATGGGGAAAAGCATCGGGAAGTGGGCGGTACAACTGACGGACGCGGAGCGGGAACAGCTTCAGAAGCAGACTCGGGCGCAGTCCGCCTCGGCACTGGCGGTCAAACGGGCTCGAATCCTGCTGTTGTGCGATCAGAACCAAGCGGACGGCGGGAAGACGGATGATGAAGTTGCCGCACAGAT of Planctomyces sp. SH-PL14 contains these proteins:
- a CDS encoding MAE_28990/MAE_18760 family HEPN-like nuclease; the encoded protein is MFENTLTSASKSIQTVISVLRTNDALRALLLRKGQDASGAQPEPSNHTGIDNTKCESDAVCNFPQELLAAAPNKIDWQIFDHCASFTRIYAIFEQFVTDLATAYIGELPVLYPTYSGLSESVRTQHRVAVGQILQKWSSDGPYRHLTEQSIVKGLSDGLAAAPKYSLLADAFLIDPHNYRPAAIRKIFGYLGFSDCWQGVQRHAAVTNYMAKIYGGSETAESVLTAIVEFRNNASHSVVSDVASVDDICKYAEFLLTLCTALCDIVHKGVIRRRIEAGMAPEIGVVVTRFGRASGVRLRSCELSIGDELYIRRGNSFRSVRVKSIRKVREDREKVVVTSDEEFGVLLTHSPDEGYIVYKAPHLHSAFDNAIQADESLAEDASDEPDTNGPAADEDSSSAADLPQGTSVNVDGVAGAS